Genomic window (Victivallis lenta):
TCCTCTCCGCCGGGATGCGATACTCCAGAAAAAAATAACGTCTGATACGAATTTCCCGAATTGCGAACGCGACCCCGCCCCTGTTACCGAAATCGAATCGGAGCCGGCGGTATTTGGCATCCCCGGGCAACAGATAATGGAGTTCTGCGAATTTGCCCGGAGAATGACAGACCTCTGCAATCCAATTTTTCAATGAATAGTTATCTGCAGAAATGTGCGTATCGAGATAAAAAATCTCAACTGATGTCTTCCGGGACGAAGATATTTCAACCGACACTTCCGTTAAGGAGGCCGCTCTGAAAATCATGATGCTCAGAAAAACGACACACGCGAGGCCGATACACTCCCACTTCAAGGAGAAGAGCTTTTGAAAAAAATGCCGGGCAGACAGGTTATTCATGCCATAATCTTTCGCCAGATATTCACCAGTCGCTCAGATTTCAGCAGACTTGGGAATAAAGTTTTGCAGCCGGTCAGGCTGTCCCCGAAGCAAGTCCCGGGGGGGTTAACGCCCGGCCTCACACGCCCCTCCGGGCGGCCGCAATAAAATTATCGAAAAAACTTCCTGCTCCTGCATTTTTATGTGGAGAACTCAAACCTTATTATTATACTACATAAAATGTTTTTTGCAACCGTGCTTCTCCGCTTTGTTCCCAAAATCTCCCCCCGCCCCGAAAAAAGCATTGCGGAATTTTATCGCAACCGCTTATGCCGGAATTGAATTCCAGTAAAAAAAGTGTATATTCCCATACACTCAACAGGATCCCATTCACTATGAAACCATTATTCTGGATTGTCCTGACAATCTGCGTTTCCGCGACAGCCGCGGAACGGGTCGCTTCGCTGAGCCCGAACCTGACCGAGACGGTCGTGCGGCTGGGGGCGGAGGATCAGCTGGTCGGGCGTTCGAGCGCCTGCGACTACCCCGAATCGGTCCGGAAACTGCCGGTGGTCGGCCGGTTCGGCGTCCCGGCGCTCGAACCGCTGCTCGCGACGCGCCCGACGCTCGTGATCGCCGAAACGCTGCGGAACGATGCGGATGCGGAGCGCCTCCGTGAACTCGGCGTCCGCCTGGAGGCGTTTCCGGCCGTCACTGTCGACGACTATTTCCGCAATCTGGCCCGGCTCGGCGCGCTCCTCGGCAAAGAGAAGGAGGCACGGGAGGAAGCCGGGCGCGCAAAGCAGCTCATCGCGGCATGGAAAGCCGACGATGCGGCGCTGACGGAGAAGGAGCGCCCGAAGGTACTCGTCATCATCGGCGTCTCCCCGGTGGTCACCGCCGGAAAAAACAGCTTTCTGACCCCGCTGATCAAGCTTGCCGGCGGCCGCAACGTCGCGGGCAAGGTGGATAAAAACTATTTCAGCTGCTCGTTCGAGCAGATCGTGCTCTGGCAGCCGGAGGTTATCCTCGCGCCGGGGCTCTCGCCCGAACTGCTCCGGGAACTCAAAAAATCTCCCGGCTGGGATCTGCTGCCGGCGGTGAAGAACGGACGCGTCGTCACCGGTTTCGATGCGGACCTCGCCTACCGGCTCGGCCCGCGCACCTTCGACGGAATCGCGCAGCTGCGCGAAATCCTCAGACCTCCAGCGTCAGTCCGTCATACGCAACCGCAATCCCGTGCGGAGTGAAATAGTCGACCAGGTCGCCGTGGAGCGCGCCGCAGTTGTGCGAAAAGTGGTTCACGACCGCCGGGGCCTCCGGCGCCAGGCAGCCCATGTCGACGAGACGCCGCCGGAACGCAATGCTCGTGTCGGCCCCCATGTGACCCTCGCGCCAGTCGGCGAATCTGGTGCCGCCGGTCGATTCGATCACGGCGGCGTCGAGTTTCATCCCTTCGAGCAGCTTCCATGACTCGTCGCAGAGCCAGCCGGTGTCGTTGGCGATGAGGATGCTCTTCCCGCCGCGGCGGAACACGTAGATCAGCGCATCGAGTCCCGGCGCATGATTCGCGCGCAGCGGCAGCAGCTCAAGCGTACCGTCGGTCATCTTCTCCCCCGGCCGCGCTTCAACCGGACGGATGTTCAGCTCCTCGAGCCGGGTCACAGCCTCGACCCGCGCCGTATGCTCGATGATCGTGCCGAAAATCCAGCGGCTGCCGATCACGGTCAACTGCTTCTTCAACTGCGAATACCCCGGGGAGCGCCGCCAGTGCAGGTCCGCCGGAGTCAGGTGGTCGCTGTGCGCGTGCGTGAAAACGATCCGGTCGATCGCGGTGAGGTCGATATTGAATTCGATGCTCTGCCAGAAGGCGTCCGGGCCGAAATCGATGAGCGTATCGCCGTCGAGCAGGTAACTGCACCGGCGGCGAATCTCTTTCCCCCCGAGTTTTTTCGCTTCCGCACAGGTCGGACACTCACACCACAGCGCCGGCATGCCCTCCGCCGCCGCTGTCCCCAGAAAAGTCAGTTTCATCGGACCGTAGCTCCTATGTTCCCCGAAAAGCTGCACCCTTCCTCCTTCGCCGAGGCTGCGGTAGACAAGTCTGGCCTGTCATCCACAGCGCTTGCGCGACGGATGATACTTTTCGGGGGCCTCGCTCTCTGAGAAAGGCATTGTTAATGTTTCGGTGGTATTGATATACCATCTTCTTTCTTAATGGACCGTTCCTGAAACATAATTTGGGTTTCATCAAATGTCAAGCGGTGAATCCGAAGCTTATCGACAAATCGGCAAAAACATTCCAACCCGCGGCGCGGCGCCGCGGAATTTCCCCGTCCGCCGGAAAACTCTCACCATTTTCTCATTTGCATTCCGCCCGGCCCGACCGTATATTAGGAGAACAGGAGAAAAGGAAGGAATGAAACCAGATACCGACGAACCGAAACACATTTTCGTCTCCGGCCACCGCAACCCCGATATCGACAGCATCGCCGGAGCCTACGCCCTCGCCGAGCTGCGCCGCCGCCAGAGCGGCACGCCGATCACACCGCTCTGCCCGGGCATCCTGCCGGACCGCGCCGCCTAT
Coding sequences:
- a CDS encoding ABC transporter substrate-binding protein is translated as MKPLFWIVLTICVSATAAERVASLSPNLTETVVRLGAEDQLVGRSSACDYPESVRKLPVVGRFGVPALEPLLATRPTLVIAETLRNDADAERLRELGVRLEAFPAVTVDDYFRNLARLGALLGKEKEAREEAGRAKQLIAAWKADDAALTEKERPKVLVIIGVSPVVTAGKNSFLTPLIKLAGGRNVAGKVDKNYFSCSFEQIVLWQPEVILAPGLSPELLRELKKSPGWDLLPAVKNGRVVTGFDADLAYRLGPRTFDGIAQLREILRPPASVRHTQPQSRAE
- a CDS encoding MBL fold metallo-hydrolase codes for the protein MKLTFLGTAAAEGMPALWCECPTCAEAKKLGGKEIRRRCSYLLDGDTLIDFGPDAFWQSIEFNIDLTAIDRIVFTHAHSDHLTPADLHWRRSPGYSQLKKQLTVIGSRWIFGTIIEHTARVEAVTRLEELNIRPVEARPGEKMTDGTLELLPLRANHAPGLDALIYVFRRGGKSILIANDTGWLCDESWKLLEGMKLDAAVIESTGGTRFADWREGHMGADTSIAFRRRLVDMGCLAPEAPAVVNHFSHNCGALHGDLVDYFTPHGIAVAYDGLTLEV